One Coffea arabica cultivar ET-39 chromosome 5e, Coffea Arabica ET-39 HiFi, whole genome shotgun sequence DNA segment encodes these proteins:
- the LOC140007063 gene encoding uncharacterized protein, with the protein MATTINRLDSQNQGKLPSQPELNPKNVSAMTLRSGKEIQGPEPVTPKDKDEERIEKELEEVGGDTKNPKVTSDPIIAVRSNPPPPFPSKLEKSKKQDKEKEVLEIFRKVEINIPLLDAIKQVPRYAKFMRDLCVNRRWLKGDERVVVGENVSTILQRKLPPKYGDPCMFTIPCRKGNTLIGKAILDLGASINVMPKSIYASLKLGSLKDTEIIIQLADRTNAYPDGLIEDVLVKINELVFPADFYVLDMDDEHSHDPSPLLLGRPFLSTARTKIDVNKGTLSMEFDGEIVHFNIFESMKYPSKSHAGSVFSINVIDPAVREVFEIEGRDELEVALTRHFESEMASGVELSEELKCVIGALQTLPTTKIRYGLAPVFTPESHQRLLPSVVQAPILELKPLPTHLKYAYLGEGETLPVIIFASLSKVQEDKLIRVLRDHKQAIGWTIADIKGISPAVCMHRIRLEEDAKPIRQAQRRLNPLMMEVVKKEILKLLDVGIIFAISDSPWVSPVQVVPKKAGVTEESNQKGELVPVRKPTGWRQCIDYRKMNAVMKKDHFSLPFIDQMVERLAGRAYYCFLDGFSGYFQIAIAPEDQEKTTFTCPFGTFAYRRMPFGLCNVPATFQRCMVSIFSEYVDKIIEVFMNDFSVYGESFDNCLDNLKLILVKCIETNLVLNWEICHFIVEHGIVLGHIVSSKGIEVDKAKIDVISTLPYPASVREVRSFLEHAGFYRRFIKDFSKIGAPLFQFLQNEVPFEFNEACKKAFDRLKELLISSPIIQPLD; encoded by the coding sequence ATGGCCACAACAATCAACCGGTTGGATTCCCAGAACCAAGGTAAATTACCGTCTCAGCCTGAATTAAATCCGAAGAACGTGAGCGCAATGACCCTAAGGAGCGGGAAGGAAATTCAGGGGCCCGAACCTGTGACTCCTAAGGACAAGGACGAGGAACGAATCGAGAAAGAGTTGGAAGAGGTGGGCGGAGACACCAAAAATCCAAAGGTAACCTCGGATCCAATCATTGCAGTTAGGAGTAATCCACCTCCTCCCTTTCCTAGCAAGTTAGAAAAATCAAAGAAGCAGGACAAGGAGAAAGAAGTCCTGGAGATCTTTCGCAAGGTGGAGATCAACATTCCCCTACTGGATGCGATCAAACAAGTACCTCGATATGCAAAGTTTATGAGAGACTTGTGTGTCAACCGAAGGTGGTTGAAGGGAGATGAGAGAGTGGTAGTGGGGGAAAATGTGTCAACAATCCTGCAACGAAAGCTTCCACCGAAATACGGAGACCCATGTATGTTCACTATTCCTTGTAGAAAAGGCAATACCTTGATTGGAAAGGCTATATTAGATTTAGGAGCCTCAATTAATGTCATGCCGAAATCTATATATGCTTCTCTGAAATTAGGATCTCTGAAAGACACTGAAATAATAATCCAACTGGCTGACCGAACCAATGCATACCCTGACGGATTGATTGAAGATGTTTTAGTGaaaattaatgaattggttTTTCCTGCTGATTTTTACGTGCTTGATATGGATGATGAACACTCTCACGACCCATCACCTTTACTGTTAGGAAGACCCTTCTTGAGCACAGCTCGAACTAAAATTGATGTAAATAAGGGCACCCTAtctatggaatttgatggtgagATTGTTCATTTTAATATTTTCGAGTCCATGAAATATCCTTCAAAATCACATGCTGGCTCTGTTTTCTCTATAAATGTTATTGACCCTGCTGTAcgagaagtttttgaaattgaaggcaGGGATGAGTTGGAAGTCGCCTTGACCAGACACTTCGAATCAGAGATGGCGTCTGGAGTAGAGTTGAGTGAAGAGCTCAAATGTGTGATTGGAGCGTTGCAAACGTTGCCAACCACAAAAATAAGATATGGTCTCGCACCCGTTTTTACACCTGAATCTCACCAAAGGTTACTTccatctgtggtgcaggcacctATTCTAGAGTTGAAACCCCTACCGACACACCTCAAGTATGCATACTTGGGTGAGGGGGAGACACTCCCGGTAATCATCTTTGCGAGTTTATCAAAAGTCCAAGAAGACAAATTGATTCGAGTTTTGAGGGACCATAAGCAGGCGATAGGGTGGACCATCGCCGATATCAAAGGAATTAGCCCCGCGGTATGTATGCATCGAATTCGACTCGAGGAAGATGCTAAACCTATCCGGCAAGCTCAAAGGAGATTGAATCCCCTTATGATGGAGGTAGTGAAGAAAGAGATCCTGAAACTGCTGGATGTGGGGATAATCTTTGCTATATCAGATAGCCCCTGGGTGAGTCCAGTACAGGTGGTCCCGAAGAAGGCAGGGGTGACGGAAGAGTCAAATCAAAAGGGCGAACTCGTACCGGTTCGAAAGCCCACCGGGTGGCGGCAGTGCATAGATTATAGGAAGATGAATGCCGTCATGAAAAAAGATCACTTTTCCCTTCCTTTCATTGATCAAATGGTAGAGCGATTAGCGGGTCGAGCTTACTATTGTTTTTTGGATGGTTTTTCAGGTTATTTCCAGATTGCTATCGCACCCGAGGACCAGGAGAAAACAACCTTCACGTGCCCGTTTGGAACATTTGCATACCGgaggatgccatttgggttatgCAATGTACCTGCTACCTTCCAACGATGCATGGTAAGTATCTTTTCAGAGTATGTTGATAAGATTATTGAGGTTTTTATGAATGATTTCAGTGTATATGGGGAAAGTTTCGATAATTGtctagataacctgaaattAATATTGGTTAAGTGTATAGAAACTAATCTTGTGCTCAATTGGGAAATATGCCATTTTATAGTCGAGCACGGGATAGTTTTGGGTCATATAGTGTCATCTAAGGGTATTGAGGTTGATAAAGCGAAAATAGATGTTATATCTACTTTACCTTACCCTGCGAGTGTGCGGGAAGTGCGTTCTTTCTTGGAACATGCAGGTTTTTACAGGAGGTTCATAAAGGATTTCTCCAAAATTGGAGCGCCCCTGTTCCAATTTTTGCAAAATGAGGTGCCCTTTGAATTCAATGAAGCATGTAAGAAGGCGTTTGATAGGTTGAAGGAGTTATTAATCTCCTCACCTATTATCCAACCGCTCGACTGA